The following are from one region of the Amedibacterium intestinale genome:
- a CDS encoding tetratricopeptide repeat protein has protein sequence MITQIFKQTAAYKVMIIVFLLFTLMFIVTIHSFQTYTGILIFFLLEMIILGEILMVGFSKVNKVMKKEWQDPLEMELDPAKIKRALEQQPKIVNTVEGYNMQGICEMLLGNVETSLPLFQKALQLHPDKKNQFVLYCNLAKVSLQQKQMEQAKQYFMQAKSICNQLPSAIIKRNQCELLLKHIEMQIGYIQGTYTAAQYIAYLKKRLLSDYATLRVRMDIRYQLACLYHEQKDDERVYEQLRWLEKFANKTIYVNRVHEFLEERVSEQ, from the coding sequence ATGATTACACAAATATTTAAACAAACTGCTGCTTACAAAGTCATGATCATTGTTTTCCTTTTATTTACTCTTATGTTCATAGTAACAATTCATTCTTTTCAAACCTATACTGGAATTTTAATATTTTTTCTTCTAGAAATGATAATTTTGGGTGAAATACTAATGGTAGGATTTTCAAAAGTAAATAAAGTCATGAAGAAAGAATGGCAAGATCCTTTAGAAATGGAACTGGACCCTGCTAAAATAAAAAGAGCTCTTGAACAACAACCTAAAATTGTCAATACAGTAGAGGGGTATAATATGCAGGGTATATGTGAAATGCTTTTAGGCAATGTGGAGACAAGTCTTCCTTTGTTTCAAAAAGCATTGCAGCTGCATCCTGATAAAAAGAATCAATTTGTTTTATACTGTAATTTAGCTAAAGTCTCTTTACAGCAAAAACAAATGGAACAAGCAAAACAATATTTTATGCAGGCAAAAAGTATTTGTAATCAGTTACCATCTGCAATAATAAAACGAAATCAATGCGAATTACTTTTAAAGCATATCGAAATGCAGATAGGGTATATACAGGGAACCTATACAGCTGCGCAATATATTGCCTATCTAAAAAAACGATTGCTGAGTGATTATGCAACTCTTCGAGTGAGAATGGATATACGCTATCAATTGGCTTGTTTGTACCATGAACAAAAGGATGATGAACGAGTTTATGAACAGTTAAGATGGTTGGAAAAATTTGCAAATAAGACAATTTATGTGAATAGAGTGCATGAATTCTTAGAAGAAAGGGTGAGTGAGCAGTGA
- a CDS encoding ATP-binding protein, which produces MHADYFIRSNIKIEFFEDKCKITSPGGIFNASMEEIMKGTQTYRNHKLVNIFDKLGLIENFGTGMPRTFDAYKNEDRKPVFEATDNFFYVHYLI; this is translated from the coding sequence ATACATGCTGATTACTTCATTCGTTCAAACATCAAAATTGAATTTTTCGAAGATAAATGCAAAATTACAAGTCCAGGAGGAATATTCAATGCCTCTATGGAAGAAATCATGAAAGGTACACAAACTTATCGTAATCATAAATTAGTAAATATATTTGATAAGTTAGGATTAATTGAAAATTTTGGGACAGGAATGCCAAGAACTTTTGACGCTTATAAGAATGAAGATAGAAAGCCAGTTTTTGAAGCAACGGATAATTTTTTCTATGTTCATTACCTAATTTAA
- a CDS encoding radical SAM protein gives MEFSHLAILLTENCNAHCKMCCDSRGIVRGKTLTERELDKILNDVKECKQITDIGITGGEPMLYPALIDRIMEFPFDRNVKISIKTNGFWGKNIEDVEKFIEKYKTKLSYISLSYDEFHMPFIDIQCLKNIIMVAKSYNISTDVVGCFLKDSMTPGDILNQLGESAYYTKFCYQPVIATGSGKLFEENSYIKLLDSDNDVLRCVGCIEPNILINPRLEVYPCCSQVIENTILQMGNLNENSLKEIITDIKSNYVLNTVFTEGFTPFIKLLEDNKIDYPHKLASPCEFCEFLFKDDWFLQLLASVNYYENIRK, from the coding sequence ATGGAATTTAGTCATTTAGCTATATTGTTAACAGAGAATTGTAATGCACATTGTAAAATGTGCTGTGATAGTCGTGGAATAGTGAGAGGAAAGACTTTAACAGAAAGAGAATTGGATAAAATTCTTAATGATGTTAAAGAATGTAAACAGATAACTGATATTGGTATAACTGGTGGTGAACCTATGTTATATCCTGCGTTAATAGATAGAATTATGGAATTTCCTTTCGACAGAAATGTAAAAATTTCGATTAAAACTAATGGTTTTTGGGGAAAAAATATAGAAGATGTTGAAAAATTCATAGAAAAATATAAGACAAAACTTTCGTATATATCGTTGAGTTATGATGAATTTCATATGCCCTTTATTGATATACAGTGCTTGAAAAATATTATTATGGTAGCAAAATCGTATAATATTTCAACGGATGTAGTTGGATGTTTTTTAAAAGATTCGATGACACCGGGAGATATATTAAATCAATTGGGAGAAAGTGCATATTATACAAAGTTTTGTTATCAGCCAGTAATTGCAACTGGATCAGGAAAGTTGTTTGAAGAAAATAGTTATATAAAATTACTTGACTCAGATAATGATGTTTTAAGATGTGTAGGATGTATTGAACCTAATATATTAATCAATCCTAGATTGGAAGTTTATCCATGTTGTTCGCAGGTTATTGAAAATACTATTTTACAAATGGGTAACTTGAATGAAAACAGTTTAAAAGAAATAATTACAGACATCAAAAGTAATTATGTTTTAAATACGGTATTTACAGAAGGATTTACACCATTTATAAAATTGCTTGAAGATAACAAAATTGATTATCCGCATAAATTAGCTAGTCCTTGTGAGTTTTGTGAATTTTTGTTTAAGGACGATTGGTTTTTACAGTTATTAGCCTCTGTTAATTATTATGAAAATATTAGAAAATGA
- a CDS encoding SDR family NAD(P)-dependent oxidoreductase yields MNKVVLVTGGAKGIGKAIVEELGKQGYDVVINYLTSKKEALVLKDRLIETYGIRCMAIQADVSKEEEVDAMVISIEKELGGVDILVNNAAIDLSNLFHLKTAEEFRRTMDVNVVGAFNCSKRVYRHMLTQEYGRIINISSTNGINTYYPMCIDYDASKAALISMTHNLAFEYAPYVHVNCIAPGFIGTENELDGYDEEFLKEEIEKIMVNRYGDPKEVAYLVKFLISEEADFINNTVIRIDGGQKGSC; encoded by the coding sequence ATGAACAAAGTTGTATTAGTTACAGGTGGCGCAAAGGGCATTGGAAAAGCAATCGTGGAAGAGCTAGGGAAACAAGGGTATGATGTTGTGATTAACTATCTGACTTCAAAAAAAGAAGCACTTGTTTTAAAAGATAGGCTTATCGAAACTTATGGGATACGCTGTATGGCAATACAGGCAGATGTTTCAAAGGAAGAGGAAGTAGATGCTATGGTTATCTCTATTGAAAAAGAACTAGGCGGTGTGGATATTTTAGTTAACAATGCAGCAATTGATTTATCGAACCTGTTTCATTTAAAAACGGCAGAAGAGTTTAGAAGAACAATGGATGTAAATGTAGTTGGTGCATTTAACTGCAGCAAACGTGTATATCGTCATATGCTGACACAGGAGTATGGAAGAATCATTAATATCTCTTCTACAAATGGAATCAACACCTATTATCCTATGTGCATTGATTATGATGCTTCGAAGGCTGCCTTAATTTCCATGACACATAATCTTGCGTTTGAATATGCCCCTTATGTTCATGTGAATTGTATAGCTCCAGGATTTATTGGTACCGAAAATGAATTGGATGGCTATGATGAAGAATTTTTAAAAGAAGAGATTGAAAAAATCATGGTCAATCGTTATGGTGATCCAAAAGAAGTTGCTTATTTGGTTAAATTTTTGATTAGTGAAGAAGCTGATTTTATCAATAATACCGTTATTCGAATCGATGGCGGACAAAAAGGAAGTTGTTAA
- a CDS encoding metalloprotease family protein: MKILENEDNSIIVGKSADDYILKYQNDFYKMKKKDFIQICDEEKLIFREEIKENPIYAIIMVGIISLTIVMYFFHEKYVIIDSNFIIANIILFANIFIHELGHVLFLKLFYKSGKIKIGFKIYFIYPAFYVDTSDSYLLPKYKRIAVYLAGNFMNCIYVLICFIFFPSLNKYNYAIISTILINFLPIIKSDGYYAITSLFNRYNVAKSKKKDFIEDTVRGILMFLFLFLLSKLNVSL; the protein is encoded by the coding sequence ATGAAAATATTAGAAAATGAAGATAATAGTATTATAGTTGGAAAATCTGCTGATGATTATATTCTAAAATATCAAAATGACTTTTATAAAATGAAAAAAAAGGATTTTATTCAGATATGTGATGAAGAAAAATTGATTTTTCGAGAAGAAATTAAAGAAAATCCAATATACGCAATAATTATGGTGGGTATCATTTCTTTGACAATAGTAATGTATTTCTTCCATGAAAAGTATGTTATTATTGATTCTAATTTTATAATTGCAAACATAATTTTATTTGCGAATATATTTATACATGAACTAGGGCATGTTTTGTTTCTTAAATTATTTTATAAAAGTGGAAAAATAAAAATAGGTTTTAAAATCTATTTTATTTATCCAGCATTTTATGTGGATACATCAGATAGTTATTTACTGCCTAAATATAAAAGGATAGCAGTATATCTAGCAGGGAATTTTATGAATTGTATTTATGTATTGATTTGTTTTATTTTTTTCCCTTCTTTAAATAAGTATAATTATGCCATTATTTCTACAATACTGATTAATTTTTTGCCTATAATAAAAAGTGATGGATATTATGCTATTACTAGTTTATTTAATAGATATAATGTTGCAAAATCAAAGAAGAAGGATTTTATAGAAGATACTGTTAGAGGAATTTTGATGTTTTTATTTTTGTTTTTACTATCAAAATTAAATGTTTCTTTATAA
- a CDS encoding ATP-binding cassette domain-containing protein, with amino-acid sequence MKLTNFSLSIKGKCLLENVNVDFKSKTINHILGKNGTGKTCLAKALVGAMKFDGDIEGVNKKVCVIGSYTNLPSDLKVKDIIDVTKRKFNVTVAQKLIEQLNIQEISFDNKMKNLSDGQKQKIKLLFFLATQPEIVVLDEFTNALDKKSCFDIYSFLNEYIKTSNTTIINITHNLTDIEYLEGAYYLIENKNILSNMTKEKVVNAYIKG; translated from the coding sequence ATGAAGCTTACAAATTTTTCTCTTTCAATAAAAGGAAAGTGCCTGTTAGAAAATGTAAATGTAGATTTTAAATCAAAAACAATCAATCATATTTTAGGAAAAAATGGGACTGGAAAAACATGTTTAGCAAAAGCACTTGTTGGAGCAATGAAGTTTGATGGAGATATAGAAGGTGTTAATAAGAAGGTTTGTGTTATAGGAAGTTATACTAATTTGCCATCAGATTTAAAAGTTAAAGACATTATAGATGTGACTAAACGTAAATTTAATGTTACAGTTGCCCAAAAATTGATTGAACAGTTGAATATACAAGAAATTTCATTTGATAATAAGATGAAAAATTTAAGTGATGGGCAAAAACAGAAAATTAAATTACTATTTTTCTTAGCAACACAGCCAGAAATTGTAGTATTAGACGAATTTACAAATGCTTTGGATAAAAAAAGTTGCTTTGATATATATAGCTTTTTGAATGAATACATCAAAACGAGTAATACAACTATTATCAACATTACTCATAATTTGACAGATATAGAATATCTTGAAGGTGCATATTATTTGATAGAAAATAAAAATATTTTGTCAAATATGACTAAAGAGAAAGTTGTAAATGCTTATATTAAGGGGTGA
- a CDS encoding ferritin has product MLDKKVAELLNDQINKELYSAYLYLDFSIYYQEEGLDGFANWYLIQAKEERDHAMLFLEYMQNNGEHITLEQINKPDKECTSLKDPLEFALEHERYITSLINTIYGAAHEVKDYRTMQFLDWFVKEQGEEEKNAEDMVKKFELFGIDPKSLYMLDSEMASRTYTAPSLTL; this is encoded by the coding sequence ATGCTTGATAAAAAAGTTGCGGAATTATTAAACGATCAGATAAATAAGGAGTTATATTCTGCTTATTTATATTTAGATTTCTCTATTTACTATCAGGAAGAAGGACTAGATGGTTTTGCGAACTGGTATTTGATTCAGGCAAAAGAAGAGCGTGATCATGCCATGTTGTTTCTAGAATATATGCAGAATAATGGAGAGCATATCACTTTGGAACAGATTAATAAACCAGATAAAGAATGTACATCTTTAAAAGATCCTTTAGAATTTGCTTTGGAACATGAACGTTATATTACAAGTCTAATCAATACGATTTATGGTGCTGCTCATGAAGTAAAAGATTATCGTACGATGCAGTTTCTTGACTGGTTCGTAAAAGAACAGGGAGAAGAAGAAAAGAATGCAGAAGATATGGTGAAAAAATTCGAATTGTTTGGAATAGATCCAAAAAGCCTTTATATGCTAGATAGTGAAATGGCTAGCCGCACATACACTGCACCATCTTTAACTTTATAA
- a CDS encoding methionine gamma-lyase family protein, which produces MILEQIHPEVLALAQESDSILQDIFKKVDEICLTNSNRILSAFIDNSVSYSDFSDINGYGNYDEGRDKIERIFATVLGCEDALVRPQIMSGTNALYLTLSALLKHGDTMISLSGAPYDSLQEMIGLSGTSTQSLKANGVSYEQIELINDDFDDETIIERLKQQNVKLVEIQRSRGYSHRKSLSISKIERIISKIREVNKEVIIMVDNCYGELVETLEPGHVGADVVVGSLMKNLGGGIAPTGGYVAGNQDLIHMVAERLTAPGIGKNLGANFNLNNAFFKGLFMAPNAVKNALKTAIFTSYMLEKLGYSNVSPRYDEPRTDIIQTLELGSKENLVSFTQGIQQTSPIDSFVRVLPAPMPGYPFDEVMAAGSFTQGSTIELSADAPVIEPYTCYMQGGLTFEYGKLSILLALSNMKRKLD; this is translated from the coding sequence ATGATACTTGAACAAATTCATCCAGAAGTGCTTGCTTTGGCGCAAGAGTCTGACAGCATTTTACAGGATATTTTTAAAAAAGTTGATGAGATTTGCTTAACAAATTCCAATCGGATTTTATCTGCTTTTATCGACAATAGTGTTTCTTATTCAGATTTTAGCGATATTAACGGATATGGAAATTATGATGAAGGAAGAGATAAAATAGAAAGAATTTTTGCCACTGTACTTGGATGTGAAGATGCCCTTGTTCGTCCGCAAATCATGAGTGGTACAAATGCTTTATACTTAACTCTTTCTGCTTTATTAAAACATGGAGATACCATGATTTCTTTATCTGGGGCTCCTTATGATTCTTTACAGGAAATGATTGGTTTAAGTGGTACTTCTACACAATCGTTAAAGGCAAATGGTGTTTCTTATGAACAGATTGAGTTAATCAATGATGATTTTGATGATGAAACAATCATTGAACGTTTAAAACAGCAAAATGTAAAACTCGTAGAGATTCAGCGTTCTAGAGGATATTCTCATCGTAAATCCCTTTCTATTTCAAAAATCGAACGTATTATTTCTAAAATACGTGAAGTAAATAAAGAAGTTATTATTATGGTGGATAACTGCTATGGTGAACTGGTGGAAACATTAGAACCGGGACATGTAGGTGCAGATGTCGTTGTTGGATCTTTAATGAAAAATCTAGGTGGTGGGATTGCTCCTACCGGAGGATATGTAGCTGGAAATCAGGATTTGATTCATATGGTTGCCGAACGTTTAACAGCACCTGGTATTGGAAAGAATTTAGGTGCAAACTTTAACTTAAACAATGCTTTCTTTAAAGGGTTGTTCATGGCACCTAATGCCGTTAAGAACGCTTTAAAAACCGCAATCTTTACATCTTATATGCTGGAAAAACTAGGATACTCTAATGTTTCTCCTCGCTATGATGAACCACGTACAGACATCATTCAAACCTTAGAATTAGGTTCAAAAGAGAATCTGGTAAGCTTTACACAGGGAATCCAGCAAACAAGTCCTATTGATTCCTTTGTACGTGTATTGCCTGCTCCTATGCCAGGCTACCCATTTGATGAAGTTATGGCTGCAGGAAGTTTTACACAGGGAAGCACCATTGAATTAAGTGCAGATGCCCCAGTAATTGAACCCTATACATGTTATATGCAAGGTGGCTTAACTTTTGAATATGGAAAACTATCGATTTTACTAGCACTATCAAACATGAAAAGGAAGTTGGATTAA
- a CDS encoding sialidase/neuraminidase family protein: MKIIRIWITLLIIQLFVVTGLWFMSRFEYVREEESVIENVPITNNEPIQNQQNPEPVIEDKKAPVVAQIQQASNILRIQDDDLKVESLQNRENQQLKITDGIVFVSKDSQNWIEVPVHPKDLQDFWLPYLRMGEQSYYMDEERILLAYTPSKQQPHLLVRNQANIWQDITFDVDGLSIMQMSISRNQDGTYYLAMVSYEGYVTLGTSKDALTWTFTKPGYLKEAVSSSAAMNVYASSVMDDGTILIITYELDCAISLDGGKTFTNLLQDILKTDPFKGVYRIDHRKAPFDDHQGNYCVPLSDDSLLISKDGKHWEHQ; encoded by the coding sequence GTGAAAATTATACGTATTTGGATAACGCTGCTAATCATTCAGCTTTTCGTTGTTACTGGTTTATGGTTTATGTCAAGGTTTGAATATGTACGTGAGGAAGAATCAGTAATAGAAAATGTTCCAATAACGAATAATGAACCGATTCAAAATCAGCAAAACCCTGAACCTGTCATAGAAGATAAAAAAGCACCTGTTGTTGCACAAATACAGCAGGCAAGCAATATTCTTCGTATTCAAGATGATGATTTGAAAGTAGAGTCTTTGCAAAATAGAGAAAACCAGCAGCTTAAGATTACGGATGGAATTGTTTTTGTAAGCAAGGATTCACAAAATTGGATAGAAGTACCGGTACATCCAAAAGATTTGCAAGATTTTTGGTTACCTTATCTTCGCATGGGAGAACAGAGTTATTATATGGATGAAGAGCGAATATTGCTTGCTTATACACCGTCAAAACAACAACCACATTTGTTAGTAAGAAATCAGGCAAATATTTGGCAGGATATTACCTTTGATGTAGATGGTCTTTCTATTATGCAAATGTCTATTTCTCGTAACCAAGATGGAACTTATTATTTAGCAATGGTTTCTTATGAAGGCTATGTTACGCTAGGTACCAGTAAAGATGCCTTGACATGGACATTTACAAAACCAGGTTATTTAAAAGAAGCCGTTTCTTCAAGTGCAGCAATGAATGTTTATGCTTCATCTGTCATGGATGATGGAACAATTCTAATCATCACCTATGAATTGGATTGTGCCATCAGTTTAGATGGTGGCAAGACATTTACAAATCTTTTACAGGATATTTTAAAAACAGATCCATTTAAAGGTGTGTATCGTATCGACCATCGAAAAGCTCCTTTTGATGATCACCAAGGAAATTACTGTGTCCCATTGAGTGATGATTCTTTACTAATTAGTAAAGATGGAAAACATTGGGAGCATCAGTAG
- the efp gene encoding elongation factor P — MAISAGDFKTGLTLIVDGDPCQVMDFQHVKPGKGAAILKTKMRNLKTGAIQERNFNASTKFEQANISRRDAQYSYEADSIYYFMDLETYDTYELSKDQVGDNRYYIVEGSEVSLMFFEGMLLSVSVPEKVELVIAETDPAIKGAPSNQTKDATTETGLTLRVPQFIEPGEKIVVFSTDGKYAGRA; from the coding sequence ATGGCAATTTCAGCAGGTGATTTTAAAACAGGATTAACACTAATTGTTGATGGCGATCCTTGTCAGGTTATGGATTTTCAGCATGTAAAACCAGGGAAAGGTGCAGCTATCTTAAAAACAAAAATGAGAAACTTGAAAACAGGAGCAATTCAGGAAAGAAACTTTAATGCTTCTACAAAATTTGAACAGGCAAATATTTCCAGAAGAGATGCACAGTATTCATATGAAGCAGATTCTATATATTACTTTATGGATTTGGAAACATATGATACATATGAATTAAGCAAAGATCAGGTTGGAGATAACCGCTACTATATTGTGGAAGGTTCTGAAGTTTCTTTGATGTTCTTTGAAGGAATGTTGTTATCTGTATCTGTTCCAGAAAAAGTAGAACTTGTTATTGCGGAAACAGATCCAGCAATCAAAGGAGCACCATCTAACCAGACAAAAGATGCGACTACAGAAACAGGATTAACTTTACGAGTACCTCAATTTATTGAACCTGGAGAAAAAATTGTTGTATTCTCAACAGATGGTAAATATGCAGGAAGAGCTTAA
- a CDS encoding YydF family exported signaling peptide, producing MRINDFKATDDKDKKELEKKLNSFKLEKVLSLWYFVRSSGKATIVGSKS from the coding sequence ATGCGTATTAATGACTTTAAAGCAACAGATGACAAAGACAAAAAAGAACTGGAAAAAAAGCTGAATTCTTTTAAACTTGAAAAAGTTCTGAGCCTTTGGTATTTTGTCCGTTCATCAGGTAAGGCTACGATTGTTGGAAGTAAATCATAA
- the pnuC gene encoding nicotinamide riboside transporter PnuC, with protein MIEFFKKNIEPKSWLRKVEIIFLILLCIGSIASFGFGLVKMNADVGQTQFVNTIQMTRDMDLEDYSEDNTICDVTYKNGDKQLVVSYSYEDYLKLNTKTITAYEYKTENGTSLYFDHKNVTKQEVQDSYKQVMANDLAPIFNFGIASLILVLSILIMMLFARQFTTYEKSWFMSIMVLATIFSVLFPEESANGVNGILIMLLYLLDTFLNILCELLISKQSRYNFLVSVLVEIVEILMCVVLMYRFATMATTLFFWLPIDIISYINWSKHKDDEESELTVVRKLKGYQEVLVIVGIILWTIVVGYFISGLDIATDFYHNKTLETAIIYIDACASAVGIANGLFIFFRLREQWIAWYICAFLEAIINIVSGQFVLLVLKLGYFTNTTYGYIKWSKYIQSHTKTEEKQPQIS; from the coding sequence ATGATTGAGTTTTTTAAGAAAAATATAGAACCGAAAAGCTGGTTAAGAAAAGTTGAAATCATCTTTTTAATCTTATTGTGCATTGGTTCTATTGCATCATTTGGATTTGGATTAGTAAAAATGAATGCGGATGTTGGGCAGACGCAGTTTGTGAATACGATCCAAATGACAAGAGATATGGATTTAGAGGATTATAGTGAAGATAATACGATTTGTGATGTTACCTATAAAAATGGGGATAAGCAATTAGTTGTATCATACTCCTATGAGGATTATTTGAAGCTGAATACAAAAACAATTACAGCTTATGAGTATAAAACAGAAAATGGTACAAGCTTATATTTTGATCATAAAAATGTAACAAAACAAGAAGTACAGGATTCTTATAAACAGGTAATGGCAAATGATTTGGCACCGATATTTAACTTTGGAATTGCTTCTTTAATTCTGGTACTATCTATTTTAATCATGATGCTTTTCGCAAGACAGTTTACAACATATGAAAAATCATGGTTTATGTCTATCATGGTACTGGCAACGATTTTCTCTGTTCTTTTCCCAGAAGAAAGTGCAAATGGAGTCAATGGTATTTTGATCATGCTGTTGTACTTGCTGGATACCTTCTTGAATATTCTTTGTGAATTGCTGATTTCAAAACAGTCAAGATACAATTTCCTTGTTTCTGTTTTAGTTGAAATCGTAGAAATCTTAATGTGTGTTGTATTAATGTATCGTTTTGCGACAATGGCAACGACATTATTCTTCTGGCTACCAATTGATATTATCAGTTACATCAACTGGTCAAAACATAAAGATGATGAAGAAAGTGAATTGACAGTTGTACGTAAATTAAAAGGATATCAGGAAGTATTGGTTATTGTGGGAATCATTCTTTGGACAATTGTTGTTGGATACTTTATTAGTGGATTAGATATTGCGACAGATTTCTATCATAACAAAACATTGGAAACTGCAATTATCTATATTGATGCCTGTGCATCTGCGGTAGGAATCGCAAATGGTCTGTTTATTTTCTTCAGACTTCGAGAACAGTGGATTGCATGGTATATATGTGCTTTTTTAGAAGCTATTATAAATATTGTATCCGGACAGTTTGTTCTACTTGTTTTAAAACTAGGTTATTTTACGAATACGACTTACGGATATATCAAATGGAGTAAATATATACAGTCACATACAAAAACAGAGGAAAAACAGCCACAAATATCTTAA
- a CDS encoding MobA/MobL family protein, with amino-acid sequence MLIGRHSFIRQSKLSDVEGRIDYISNPKRQEYLYATYQTEGVTPEFWKNLARENQLDFKASGSAGKCIEGREFIIALPESFVQYRADDVVRLFTESFHKRYGVECSAALHHNKAKTNYHIHLVFSERKMLEQPEVKIATRNMFYDEQGKHRRTKKEVLDEQGNLRVGCSIIPKGEVYESHIFTKKDEWFKNKAFTKEVKELFTDTINRYVKEESEKLSVFQQGGVYLATKKIGKNNPKAEEIKADNAARQEWNRTVDVALVEGVPEEDILKIKQEKITDKTLQSIRAYGWLPDMFRQIIRGAKDFLQEVIFKFKLPPKPVPKIDLQEWKDMQKLMYELQRQSIEIKRTQQDISSLKKQLSELRGLFKGKERKSLEGKIELLEDLEKRLHRSMEQIVKREGYPNVQSFQKVYNKAEELIIEYNEELRAWKNQTDQKKENPLEQPKKASVLEKLHRYQHEGRQQPKRSVKKKSMDRGR; translated from the coding sequence ATGCTTATAGGCAGACATTCATTTATCAGACAAAGCAAGCTGTCCGATGTGGAAGGAAGGATTGATTATATCTCCAATCCGAAACGGCAGGAATATCTCTATGCGACCTATCAGACAGAAGGAGTAACACCGGAGTTTTGGAAAAATCTTGCAAGAGAAAATCAGTTGGATTTTAAGGCGAGTGGATCGGCAGGGAAATGTATTGAAGGGCGTGAGTTTATCATTGCACTTCCTGAAAGTTTTGTTCAGTACAGGGCAGATGATGTGGTAAGGCTTTTTACGGAGAGTTTTCATAAAAGGTATGGTGTGGAGTGTAGTGCAGCCCTTCATCACAACAAGGCAAAGACGAATTATCATATCCATCTGGTATTCAGTGAACGGAAAATGTTGGAACAGCCTGAAGTAAAGATTGCTACCCGAAATATGTTTTATGATGAGCAGGGAAAGCATAGACGCACAAAGAAAGAGGTTTTAGACGAGCAGGGTAATCTTCGGGTGGGATGCAGTATTATCCCCAAAGGGGAAGTCTATGAAAGCCATATTTTCACGAAAAAGGATGAATGGTTTAAGAACAAAGCATTTACCAAAGAAGTCAAGGAACTGTTTACTGATACGATCAACCGATATGTAAAAGAAGAATCTGAAAAACTATCCGTATTTCAACAGGGCGGCGTATATTTAGCAACGAAGAAAATTGGAAAGAACAATCCGAAAGCAGAGGAGATAAAGGCAGACAATGCGGCAAGGCAGGAATGGAATCGGACAGTTGATGTGGCATTAGTTGAAGGTGTTCCTGAAGAAGATATTTTGAAGATCAAGCAGGAAAAAATCACAGATAAAACGCTGCAATCTATAAGGGCATACGGTTGGTTGCCGGATATGTTCCGTCAGATTATCCGAGGTGCGAAAGACTTTTTACAGGAAGTAATTTTCAAATTTAAGCTACCGCCTAAACCTGTACCCAAGATTGACTTGCAGGAGTGGAAAGATATGCAGAAGCTCATGTATGAATTGCAGAGACAGTCAATAGAGATAAAACGCACACAGCAGGATATTTCTTCTTTGAAAAAGCAACTGTCAGAGTTACGAGGACTATTTAAAGGCAAAGAGAGAAAATCTCTGGAAGGGAAAATTGAATTGTTAGAGGATTTGGAAAAGCGTCTGCACAGGAGTATGGAGCAGATTGTAAAACGTGAAGGGTATCCAAATGTGCAATCCTTTCAGAAGGTTTATAACAAGGCAGAAGAACTGATTATAGAATACAATGAAGAACTGCGGGCATGGAAAAATCAGACGGACCAGAAGAAAGAAAATCCGTTAGAACAGCCGAAAAAAGCAAGCGTACTGGAAAAACTGCACCGCTATCAGCATGAAGGCAGACAGCAACCAAAACGGTCAGTTAAGAAAAAATCTATGGATAGAGGAAGATAA